CCGGGTCATCGGTCGGCCTGTCCACGGTCTACCGCACGCTCAGCGCCCTGGCTGAAGCGGGGCGCGCCGACGTCGTACGGGACGTGCACGGGGAGCGGCTCTTCCGCTACCGCCCCGGCTCCGACCACCGGCACTACCTGATCTGCACCGAATGCGGTGTGAGCGTGACGCTGGACTCCGTGACGGTGGAGGACTGGGCCGCCGGAGTGGCCCGGACGAGTGGCTTCACCGCAGTCCGACACACTGTCGAACTCACGGGCATCTGCCCCGACTGCGGCCCCTTGGCGGAGGGTTCTGCCCGGGAATGACGGGAGCCCGGGAGCGCCACCGCTGCACGCGACGGCAGCTCTCCGGGGTAGATCCGTAAGGCAGCGGGGGACTGAACTACTTGGAGGCGTACGGGAGCAGCGCCATCTCCCGCGCGTTCTTGATCGCGCGGGCCAGCTGCCGCTGCTGCTGCGCGGTGACCCGGGTGACGCGTCGACTGCGGATCTTGCCGCGGTCCGAGATGAACTTCCGCAGCAGATCGGTGTCCTTGTAGTCGATGTAGGTGATACCGGCCTGGTCCAACGGGTTGGGGCGCGACTTGACGGGCTTGCGGGGATCGGGGCGGCGGGCCATGGCACTTCCTTTTCTCGGTCGGGTCGGTGCGGGAGAAGAGCTGGCGGCGGTCGGGTGCTCAGGAGACGGGGTCGAGGAGCGTGTCGAAGGACGCCGGGAGGCGCCTCCATGCCTCACGTCCGTCGGCGAACTCGTCCTCGGTCAGCAGACAGGAGTCGAGCAGCCGCTCCAGGCCCTCGCGGTCCAGGCCGGGTGCGGTGAAGACCAGGTGCTGGCAGCAGTCGCCGTGTTCGGGATGCCAGTCGAGGGCGGCGGCTGCTCGGCGCATCGGGGAAATCATGTCCCAGGCGGCGTCCGGCAGCGACGCAAGCCATGGGCCGGCGTTCTCCACACACAGCGCGCCGCCCGCGGCGTCCCAGGACAGCAGGGTGTCGGGACGGTCGGCGAGCCAGAAACGGCCACGGCTGCGAACGGCCGCACAGGCCAGGTCTTCCAGCGCCTGGTAGAGCCGTTCCGGATGGAAGGGGCGCCGCCGGTGCCACACGAGGGTGGCGACTCCCGACTCCTCCGCTTCCTGCGGGAGCAGCGCGCAGGCCGGGTGCTGAGCGGCGGCAGCCGCCTCGACGTCGAATCCGGCGAACGCGGCCTCCGCGAGCTGACGGGAGTCCACCGGCACATGGCGTGCCGTCGGGTGCAACTGCGCGAGGACCGCACGGTCCTCGTCGTCCGCCTCTCCTCCGTCGACGAGCGCGAGCACGGGGGCGTACTCCAGCTGGCGCGCCCAGGTGTCCCCGATGGTCCGCTGATCGGTTGCGGCCGCCGCGAACCCGGCCTCCGCCAGGTCGTCCCCATTGGCGAGATATGGCAGGACGAGCGCGGGGTCGACCGCGGTCATCACGTTGGAGAGTGTCAGCGTCTCGCCGCCGTGTGCAGCGATGACCTCGGCCATCGCCCTGGGTTCGACGGAGTCCCAGAGTTCGACCACCGCCAGCCGGTGCAGACCGCTCTCGGCCAGCCGCCGGAGTTCGGGCACCAGGTCCTCGCGCAGGGCGCAGCACGCACAGTCGTTGACGAGGGGTGCCTCGCCGGAGGACAGCTCGCCCGAGGCGTCCCGCACCGTGCGGCGTACCGTTCCGTCCGCTGCCGTGGAGAGGTCGTGGTGGAGCGCGACACTGCCGCGCACGGTGTGCAGCAGCCGCAGCACGACCTGTTCGCGTGCGTCGGAATGCAGCCCGCCGACGAGGACGACGGGGAGTTTGCTGTTCTCCGCCATCACCGTGCCCCGCGCCGGGCGTACCGCCGCTCGAAGCGCTCGACCCGGCCGGCCGTGTCGAGGACACGGGCCGTGCCGGTGTAGAAGGGGTGGCTCTGCGACGAGATCTCCACGTCGATGACGGGGTAGGTCTTGCCGTCCTCCCACTCGATGTTCTTGTCGCTGGTCGCGGTGGACCGGGTGAGGAAGGCGAAATCGGCTGCCTTGTCACGGAAGACGACGGGCCGGTAGGCGGGGTGGATCCCAGGCTTCATGACGGTGTTCCTGTCTGCTAGGTCGGCTTGTGAGTCAGCGTTCTTCGCGGAAGTCGACGTGCCGGCCGACCACCGGGTCGTACTTGCGCAGGACCAGGCGGTCAGGGTCGTTCCGCCGGTTCTTGCGGGTGACGTAGGTGTAGCCGGTGCCCGCGGTGGAGCGGAGCTTGATGACCGGGCGGAGTTCGTTGCGTGCCATGGGCGCTACTATATGGGAATGGTTTCCATTACCGATAACGTCTCCGGCGAGAGGTGACCCACTCCATGTCCGCCCACTGCCAGCTGACCGGCGCCAAGCCGGGCTTCGGCAAGACCATCTCCCACTCGCACCGGCGTACATCCCGCCGGTTCGACCCGAACATCCAGCGCAAGCGCTACTGGCTGGCGAGCGAGGGCCGGTACGTCCGGCTCACCCTCAGTACGAAGGCGATCAAGACGGTCGATTCCATCGGCGTCGAGTCCGCGGTGGCGCGAATCCGCGCACGAGGGGTGAAGGTCTGATGGCCAAGCAGAGCAAGATCGCGAAGAACGAGCAGCGAAAGGTGGTCGTCGAGCGGTACGCGGCCCGGCGCGCCGAGCTGAAGGAGATCATCCGGCGGCCTTCGTCCACCGACGACGAACGCGCCTCCGCCCAGGCCGAGTTGCGGCGCCAGCCGCGCGACGCCAGTGCGACCCGGGTACGGAACCGGGACAGCGTGGACGGCCGCCCCCGAGGCCACCTGCGCAAGTTCGGCATGTCCCGGGTACGGATGCGCGAGCAGGCGCACGCCGGATTCCTCCCCGGAGTCACCAAGTCGTCCTGGTGATGTCCGGCGATCGCCACGGTGGACGGCGCTGCGGCCCGGGGCCATTGCCCAGGCTGCGGCGCCATCCCGGCCAACCCATCCGGAAGTGCGTACAGATGAACCGCGCAACACCGGGCGGCCCGAGTCGCCCCTTCACGCTGGTCGCCTGCACCAACTGCCCGAGCGATACGGGCGAACTGGTGATGGACCGGCTGCGCGACGCCGTCCGTGCCTGCCCGCACGGCATCCTCGTCGCCACCGGCTGCCTGGGCGGCCTGCTGCGCTGCACCCCGGCCGCGGGCCTGCACGCCGCAGTACAGCCGTGCGCGAAGGACCGCACCCCCACCTGCCCCGTCGCCCGCCTGGGCCCTATCGCCACCGAAGCCGACGCGGACCTCGTCGGTGCATGGCTCCTGGCCGGCATGCCGGACGACAGCTCTCTTCCACACCGGCTGCGCGCGGCACCCGCGCCCCGTCATGCCGCCCACCTCAACTGATGGGAAGTACCAGTGCCCAAGGGCCTGTTGAGCATCGTGGTCGGGAACACCCCGGCTGCCCGGGGGCTCGCCGTGGACACGCTGGTGTGCGCTTCGCCAGACGCCGTGGTGCTGGCCGCATCCATCCACTGCCGGGATGGCGGGTACCCCGTTGTGCAACGCTTCGTCGCCGGTCCCGGAGTACCGCCGTCCGTGTCGCAGTCCATGTCGCGGGTGGCCACCGGCGACCCGGTGGTGATTCTCCGGCAGGACCTGCTGGCCATACGACGCGCCATGCGGCCCCCTCACCTGGTCCTCGCCCTCTCCGACGAGCTGGATCTCCTCCCATGCCTGGTGGAGTTGTGGCGACCGCGGACCGGGGCCAGCGCGCTGGGCGATCACTACCTCCCGGCCCCGGTCGTGGCCGGGCTTGACCCAGCGGCCTTCCTGGCTGAGCTCGGATGCGTCCACCGGGCCGTCCGTCGGTGGGACGGTACCGATCGCACCAGCCCCCTGACGCCGGCCGAGACGGCCGCCCGCAGGGTGGAAGCCGCCCACGGCGTGCTCGTGACGGCCCCGCCGAGCCCCAAAGACCGTCGAACGGACGGGGTAGCCGCCCTGGCGCGTCACCTCAACCCCTCCGCCACACTCGTCCATGTCGCACAACAGCCGCAAACAACAGGGGCGTTGCCGCCGTCGTTCCTGCGACCCGTACCGGACACCCTTGAGGAATGGCGGGCCCGGCTGGAACCAGTGAGCGTGGCGTCCTCGCGCCCTGGTACCGACCTGGGTGTGACGTCGGTGGTGTGGCGGGCCCGGCGACCGCTGCACCCGGAGCGGCTCGCGGATGCACTGCCCACGGTCATGGCCGGCGTGGTCCGCGGCCGAGGCCACCTGTGGCTGTCCAGTCGACCCGCGGCGGTGGTGACCTGGCGGTCGGCCGGACCGCACATGGAACTGCGAGACGCGGATCGCTGGCTGGAGCCCGGAGACGAGAGTGCCTGGCGCCGCGCATCCCCGCAACGGCGCACCCTGGCCTCGTGGTTCTGGCACAACTACTACGGCGAACGCCGCAACGCCCTTACGTTCACCGGCACCGACCTCGACCGGGACCGGCTGTGCACCGCCCTCAACGCGGCTCTGCTGGACGACAGGGAGTTGTCATTGGGATGGGACGGCTGGGCGGCCTTCCCCGATCCCCTGCTGGGCGACGTCCCGCTCTGAGCCGTGCCTGGGCCTCGGGCCCGGGCACGAACACAGCGTGCGCGGCGACCTTGCCTGATGGCCTCATCGCGGCCCGGTGTCCCGGGCTTTGAGGCACCTCTCAGCGGTACAGGCGTACGGCGGATCGGTCGGGCGGACGCTGCGAGCCCAGGAGCGGCGCAGGTGGGGGAGGCATGCCTGAACCCCGTCCACGGCGGCTGCCGCGTTCATCCCGGCCGGCGGGTACCTGGTGCCCGCCGCGGGGCGCAGCAGCTCAGACGCACCCGTGCCCCTGTGCTCCGCATGAGCACAGGGGCACCGGTGTGCGCACCTCGTGAGTTGCCGGGTTGGGCGGTGCCGTGGCTGCGACCACCGCCCAACCCGGAGCCTGTCAGGCTTGCGGCACCAGATCCGGGTGCTCGTGTTCGCAGGCGTCGTCGATTCCGTACGTGTCCCAGGCGGGGAACGGGTCGTCGGAGAGCTCTTCCCCGTCGGCCAGGAGGCAGTTGGCCAGGGCCGCTTGAAGTGGCTCGGCGTGCAACCCGGTGCCGATGAAGACCAGTTCCTGGCCCTGGCTGTCTCCGACGCCGCGGGCACCGGAAGGCTCGAAACGGGCGACTGCTCCGGCCTGCGACCACAAGCCCGTGACCTTCGGGCGGCCGGCCAGCCAGAAGAAGCCCTTGGAACGCAGGATCTGACCATAGGTGCCGCTGTCCAGGCCCTCGGTGACGAAGGTCCACAGTCGGCCCGGGTGGAATGGCGTATCGGCGCGGAAGACCGTGCTGGAGATGCCGTATTCCTCGGTTTCCGGGATGTGGTCGCCGTTGAGTTCCTGCACCCAGCCAGGGGCCTGCTGGGCCCGCTCCAGGTCGAAGAGTCCGGTGCCGAGGATGTCGCCGGGGTTCACCCGGCCGTGCCGGGCGGGCACGATGCGGGCAGCCGGGTTGAGGCGGGTGAGCGCGGCCTGAAGGCGTTCGGCGCCGGCCGCGTCGACGAGGTCGGTCTTGTTGAGGACGATGACGTCGGCGAACTCGATCTGGTCCATCAGCAGGTCGCTGACGGTGCGTTCGTCGTCCTCGTACTGGTCCAGTCCCCGCTCGGCCAGCCCGTCGCCGCCGGCCAGCTCCGGCAGGAAGTTGGCGGCGTCGACGACGGTGACCATGGTGTCGAGTCTGGCGAGGTCGCCCAGGGTCGCTCCGTCGTCGCGCGGGAAGGCGAAGGTGGCCGCGACGGGCATCGGTTCCGAGATGCCGCTGGATTCGATGAGGAGGTAGTCGAAGCGTCCCTCGCGGGCCAGCCGGTCGACCTCTTCGAGCAGGTCGTCGCGCAGGGTGCAGCAGATGCAGCCGTTGGTCATCTCTACGAGGCGTTCCTCGGTGCGGGAGAGGGCGGCCTCGCCGCCGCGCACCAGGGTCGCGTCGATGTTGATCTCGCTCATGTCGTTGACGATGACCGCGACGCGCAGGCCCTCCCGGTTGCCCAGGACGTGATTGAGCAGGGTGGTCTTGCCCGCGCCGAGGAAGCCTGACAGAACGGTGACGGGTAGTCGGTTGTGCGTCATGGCGTCGTCTCAGCTCTCCGGACGCAGCAGCCCGCGCTCGTACGCCTTGGCCAGTCGCTGCGGTACGAGGTAGGGGGTGCCGTCGACGGTGATCGGGACGAGCTGGGGGGTGGTGGCCTTCCACTGGGCGCGGCGGTGGCGGGTGTTGCTGCGGGACATCTTCCGCTTGGGTACGGCCATGGCGAGCTCCTGCGCGTGACTAGGTGACGGCAAACACTATCTGAAAATGGATTCCATTTCCAAATACCGTCTATCGAGGCAGCTCCGAGGGCGATGCGGTCCCGACGGGCGGGCCCATCGGAAGCGATCCCTGGAGCACGCCACACCTCACAACGCGTCGCTCGTCAGCACTGAACCTGTGAGGGGGCGATGTCCAGGAGCGTTACGCGGCCTCCCCTTTCCGCTACGGCAAGCATTCGCTGTCCTGCCCACGCAAGGGATGTGGCGGGGGTGGTCAACTGCCATGCGGTGAGGGGGGCGTAACCGTTCCTCCGGCCTTGGGCACCGGCATGCCACAGTCGGACGGCGTGGTCGGACCCGGCCGTCGCGAGCGCGTCCCCTGCGCCGGGGCGCCAGGCCAGCGCCGACACGCAAACGGGGAGGACGGCCGATCGTGTCGGTCTTCTGGGGCCGATGGACCAGAGCGACAGGTGGCGCTCGGCCGGTACGGCCAGCCGGTGCCCGCATTCACTGAAGACTGGAGCATGCCGGCCCGAGGCTTCCTCGCACTGGACCGGCTGCGCCGCGGGGCGGCGATGCGTCTCCCACAGCAAGGTCGCGCGCTGATACGTCGAGCACACGGCCCAGCGGCCGTCGACGGACAGAGCGAGATCATCCGGTGCGCCACCGTAGAGATGGACGGCGACAGGTTCACGACGCATCGGCATGAAGCAGCGGACTTGGCTCGCCAGGGACACGGCCAGAAGGCGTCCGCCCTGCGCGCAGGCCACGTCGGTGGCTGCTGTCGGGAGAGGTGCTGTGGACCACTGCGCCACGCCGTCGGTGTCGTACGTGGTGACCTTGCCCCCTTCCGCAATCGCCACGACGCCCAGTCCCATCCAGCGCGCGCGGACGCAGGGCGTCGGAGTGCTCCGCGTGATCAGCCTGCCGTCCGTGGCCCGCCACAGGGCGAATCCGCGAGGACCCACCAGGGTCAGGTGGCGCCCATCAGGGGAAAAGGCGAGACCCGTGATGCCGCCGGGCAATGTGAGGAGGTCGTGTTCCTCGCCGCCTTCGAGGTCCATCACGCGAACCCTGCCACGGCGCCCGGCGGCGGCGATCAGGCCGACGCCCACCGACAGGAAGGCCGGTTCCCAGGGGAGCCGCTTCGACCACGGCGAAACGTCTTGCAGACGTTCGCCGGTTGCTGGTGCGGTCAACGCTGTCACCATGACCACGTTCCTGTCTGGACATGCGGTGCGGCAGCATGGCGGGAGTTGGCGGATATCCCCCGTGAGGATTCATTGACGTGCATGGGTGATCTTTCATTGGCGAATATGAGAATCATTTCCATTAAACACGGTCGTGGCTTCTCTGCGTGCCCCGGGTCCCGATGGTCGAACGGCTTGGCGGGTGTGTGCGGCCGTCGGCACGGCCCCGGCCTCGCGACCGCCGTGGCCTGGGCCAACGAGCCCACGCCCAGCGACAATTCACAGCGATAACAGCAGTGGGCTCACTCCCGGCACGCCCACGAGACGTCAGCCCTGCGCCGGCCCCGCTGACGTTCCCGTGTCCGCCGGCAACGGTGAACCGGTCGGTGAGGTGGGCGAGTTCGCCCCTCCCGGCTGGGTGAGTGTGGGCCTACCCTGGCTTGGCAGGGGTTGAATCACGACAACCGGATGCCGGAGCCCCATTTTCGACAGGGTGATGGTCCCGGCGGCGGCTGACCGGCGGCGTCCGGCTCGGCATGGCCGGCCTTTTGCCGTAGCCGAGCAGGGCTGAAGCCGGCGGCCGGGAACATGTCCCTGCCCCGGAACGGTCACTCCAGCACGGCCAAGCCCGTTGACCGGCCCGGAGTCCGCACGGTCACACGTTCAGGCGATAACAGACCGAACATCAACTCACGTACCCCCCTCTCACACAACTCCGGCTGGGCCCGCGGATGTTTGGGCTCCCAGAGGCAGCTGTACTCTGGTGCCACAACTGGCATCGGTACTCGACTCTGGATGCTGCGGAGGTCTGGACCATGGCGTGACGCATGACCCCCGGGAGTCGGCCTGTTTCCCGGCGTAGCGCCGTCGATGCTGACTTTGTGCTGACTTGCTGACCTGGAAACGCCCTCTGACCTGCACCGATGCCTTGCCGTGCCTCTTCGGCTTCCACTGGTACCGGTTTGGAGCGATGTTGCGGGTGTAGTGGATTGGCCAGTGTCTTTGCAGCCCCGCGGCCGATCCCGGCGGCACTGCGGCCACTGGAGACAACGGGCACCTGGCGTGGCTGGAGCAGGCTGCCTGGCGGCTTGCCTCCTGCTGGCCTTGTGGATGTGGGTCCCCGGTATCGCGCTGGTACCCGCTTCTCCTCGGGAGCGAAGACGGGGGGGGCGTCGCGGCGTTGGTGGAGCGAGGGGGCCGGGTGCGCTCCGCATGGTGTGAGGGGCGCGGCCGCGCCGGTGCCGGTGGGCGGCTTTGGGGTGTTATTCATGGCCGAATCGGCGAGCCAGAACCTGCGTGGCCGGTCGCTGACCTGCTCGGCGACTCTCAGACTGACGAGCCTGCTGGGGTGTTGGCGATGGTGCCTG
This Streptomyces decoyicus DNA region includes the following protein-coding sequences:
- a CDS encoding Fur family transcriptional regulator, producing MATQEVSLLGRITQQRATVLEALIEAEKSEGFVSAQSLYTRLLAAGSSVGLSTVYRTLSALAEAGRADVVRDVHGERLFRYRPGSDHRHYLICTECGVSVTLDSVTVEDWAAGVARTSGFTAVRHTVELTGICPDCGPLAEGSARE
- the rpsR gene encoding 30S ribosomal protein S18, encoding MARRPDPRKPVKSRPNPLDQAGITYIDYKDTDLLRKFISDRGKIRSRRVTRVTAQQQRQLARAIKNAREMALLPYASK
- a CDS encoding CobW family GTP-binding protein — encoded protein: MAENSKLPVVLVGGLHSDAREQVVLRLLHTVRGSVALHHDLSTAADGTVRRTVRDASGELSSGEAPLVNDCACCALREDLVPELRRLAESGLHRLAVVELWDSVEPRAMAEVIAAHGGETLTLSNVMTAVDPALVLPYLANGDDLAEAGFAAAATDQRTIGDTWARQLEYAPVLALVDGGEADDEDRAVLAQLHPTARHVPVDSRQLAEAAFAGFDVEAAAAAQHPACALLPQEAEESGVATLVWHRRRPFHPERLYQALEDLACAAVRSRGRFWLADRPDTLLSWDAAGGALCVENAGPWLASLPDAAWDMISPMRRAAAALDWHPEHGDCCQHLVFTAPGLDREGLERLLDSCLLTEDEFADGREAWRRLPASFDTLLDPVS
- a CDS encoding type B 50S ribosomal protein L31, which produces MKPGIHPAYRPVVFRDKAADFAFLTRSTATSDKNIEWEDGKTYPVIDVEISSQSHPFYTGTARVLDTAGRVERFERRYARRGAR
- the rpmG gene encoding 50S ribosomal protein L33, which produces MARNELRPVIKLRSTAGTGYTYVTRKNRRNDPDRLVLRKYDPVVGRHVDFREER
- the rpmB gene encoding 50S ribosomal protein L28, which gives rise to MSAHCQLTGAKPGFGKTISHSHRRTSRRFDPNIQRKRYWLASEGRYVRLTLSTKAIKTVDSIGVESAVARIRARGVKV
- the rpsN gene encoding 30S ribosomal protein S14; amino-acid sequence: MAKQSKIAKNEQRKVVVERYAARRAELKEIIRRPSSTDDERASAQAELRRQPRDASATRVRNRDSVDGRPRGHLRKFGMSRVRMREQAHAGFLPGVTKSSW
- a CDS encoding GTP-binding protein, coding for MSQSMSRVATGDPVVILRQDLLAIRRAMRPPHLVLALSDELDLLPCLVELWRPRTGASALGDHYLPAPVVAGLDPAAFLAELGCVHRAVRRWDGTDRTSPLTPAETAARRVEAAHGVLVTAPPSPKDRRTDGVAALARHLNPSATLVHVAQQPQTTGALPPSFLRPVPDTLEEWRARLEPVSVASSRPGTDLGVTSVVWRARRPLHPERLADALPTVMAGVVRGRGHLWLSSRPAAVVTWRSAGPHMELRDADRWLEPGDESAWRRASPQRRTLASWFWHNYYGERRNALTFTGTDLDRDRLCTALNAALLDDRELSLGWDGWAAFPDPLLGDVPL
- a CDS encoding GTP-binding protein, which codes for MTHNRLPVTVLSGFLGAGKTTLLNHVLGNREGLRVAVIVNDMSEINIDATLVRGGEAALSRTEERLVEMTNGCICCTLRDDLLEEVDRLAREGRFDYLLIESSGISEPMPVAATFAFPRDDGATLGDLARLDTMVTVVDAANFLPELAGGDGLAERGLDQYEDDERTVSDLLMDQIEFADVIVLNKTDLVDAAGAERLQAALTRLNPAARIVPARHGRVNPGDILGTGLFDLERAQQAPGWVQELNGDHIPETEEYGISSTVFRADTPFHPGRLWTFVTEGLDSGTYGQILRSKGFFWLAGRPKVTGLWSQAGAVARFEPSGARGVGDSQGQELVFIGTGLHAEPLQAALANCLLADGEELSDDPFPAWDTYGIDDACEHEHPDLVPQA
- the rpmF gene encoding 50S ribosomal protein L32, with amino-acid sequence MAVPKRKMSRSNTRHRRAQWKATTPQLVPITVDGTPYLVPQRLAKAYERGLLRPES
- a CDS encoding WD40 repeat domain-containing protein, with the translated sequence MVTALTAPATGERLQDVSPWSKRLPWEPAFLSVGVGLIAAAGRRGRVRVMDLEGGEEHDLLTLPGGITGLAFSPDGRHLTLVGPRGFALWRATDGRLITRSTPTPCVRARWMGLGVVAIAEGGKVTTYDTDGVAQWSTAPLPTAATDVACAQGGRLLAVSLASQVRCFMPMRREPVAVHLYGGAPDDLALSVDGRWAVCSTYQRATLLWETHRRPAAQPVQCEEASGRHAPVFSECGHRLAVPAERHLSLWSIGPRRPTRSAVLPVCVSALAWRPGAGDALATAGSDHAVRLWHAGAQGRRNGYAPLTAWQLTTPATSLAWAGQRMLAVAERGGRVTLLDIAPSQVQC